A window from Candidatus Arthromitus sp. SFB-rat-Yit encodes these proteins:
- a CDS encoding ParB/RepB/Spo0J family partition protein, producing MKKNVLGKGLNSLIPNYDNSNINYIFIDIDLICANINQPRKHFNDSTLNELSESIKIHGIIQPLIVSEFDNKYLIIAGERRYRAAKMINLKKLPCIIVEKSTSEILELSLIENIQRDDLNPIEEARAFKNLIDNFNITQERLSDRLSISRTAITNKLRLLNLSSIVQDYILNYDITEGHGKVLAGIKDEYLQLEISNKIIDEDLSVRETERIIQSLFSKSKDKNKDKVCSKNDIYINNLKLNLENYFGTKVSINTKKNKGNIQIEYYSTEDLNRILDLIYSKDM from the coding sequence ATGAAAAAAAATGTTCTTGGTAAGGGTTTAAATTCTCTGATACCAAATTATGATAATAGTAATATTAATTATATTTTTATAGATATTGATTTAATCTGTGCAAATATTAATCAACCTCGTAAACATTTTAATGATTCTACTTTAAATGAGTTGAGCGAATCTATTAAAATACACGGCATAATTCAACCATTAATCGTTAGCGAATTTGATAATAAATATTTAATAATCGCTGGCGAACGCAGGTACAGAGCTGCTAAAATGATAAATCTCAAAAAACTTCCTTGTATAATTGTTGAAAAATCAACTAGCGAAATACTTGAGTTATCTTTAATTGAAAACATACAAAGAGATGATTTGAATCCAATAGAAGAAGCTAGGGCATTTAAGAATCTTATAGATAACTTTAATATTACTCAAGAACGTTTATCTGATAGATTATCAATATCAAGAACTGCTATTACAAATAAGTTGCGATTATTAAATTTATCTTCTATTGTTCAAGATTACATATTAAATTATGATATAACAGAAGGACATGGTAAGGTTTTAGCTGGTATAAAAGATGAGTATCTTCAATTAGAAATATCTAATAAAATAATAGATGAGGATTTAAGTGTAAGGGAGACTGAAAGAATAATTCAATCTTTATTTTCAAAGAGTAAAGATAAAAACAAAGATAAGGTTTGTTCTAAAAATGATATCTATATAAATAATTTAAAATTAAATTTAGAAAACTATTTTGGGACAAAGGTATCAATAAATACAAAAAAAAATAAAGGTAATATTCAAATAGAATATTACTCAACAGAAGATTTGAATAGAATATTAGATTTAATATACTCTAAAGATATGTGA
- the rpsF gene encoding 30S ribosomal protein S6 — protein sequence MKKYETVFILNADSTEERIASVIDKVTHIIESYNGNIENIDHWGKKRLAYEINRKNEGYFVLINFVSNEELPKELDRNLKIMDDIIRHIIVNRR from the coding sequence ATGAAGAAATATGAAACTGTTTTTATACTTAATGCAGATAGTACTGAGGAGAGAATAGCTAGCGTTATAGATAAGGTTACTCATATTATAGAGAGCTACAATGGGAATATAGAAAATATTGATCATTGGGGAAAGAAAAGGTTAGCTTATGAAATAAACAGGAAGAATGAAGGATATTTTGTTTTAATAAACTTTGTAAGCAATGAAGAATTACCAAAAGAATTAGATAGAAACTTAAAAATAATGGATGATATTATAAGACATATAATAGTCAACAGAAGATAG
- the rsmG gene encoding 16S rRNA (guanine(527)-N(7))-methyltransferase RsmG, whose protein sequence is MEYFDTMKKFCEKLKIDFTVEMYEKFNIYMETLIEYNKKFNLTAINDRDKIISRHFLDSILILNYKIKHNTKLCDVGSGAGFPGIPIKIIRDDLSVDLIESTTKKVIFLYKIIRVLDLKNIKAIDSRVEDLSRDKDFREKYDYVLSRAMARLNKLLELSFPLVKINGKYIALKGLKAKEELEEATKAIKILGGNSEKIINIPEFNSNLIVINKLFKTPDFYPREYRIVDKKSL, encoded by the coding sequence ATGGAATATTTTGATACTATGAAAAAATTTTGTGAGAAATTAAAAATTGATTTTACAGTTGAAATGTATGAAAAATTTAATATATATATGGAAACTTTAATAGAATACAACAAAAAATTTAATTTAACAGCCATAAATGATAGAGATAAGATTATATCAAGACATTTTTTGGATTCTATATTAATATTGAATTACAAAATTAAGCATAATACTAAATTATGTGATGTTGGAAGTGGTGCAGGATTTCCAGGAATACCTATAAAAATAATAAGAGATGACCTTAGTGTAGATTTGATAGAGTCAACCACAAAAAAAGTGATTTTTTTATATAAAATAATAAGAGTATTAGATTTAAAAAATATAAAAGCAATAGATAGTAGAGTTGAAGATTTATCACGAGATAAAGATTTTAGAGAGAAATATGATTATGTTTTATCAAGAGCAATGGCAAGATTAAATAAATTATTAGAATTATCATTTCCATTAGTAAAAATAAATGGTAAATATATAGCTCTAAAAGGATTAAAAGCAAAGGAAGAATTAGAAGAAGCAACAAAAGCTATTAAAATATTAGGTGGGAATAGTGAAAAAATAATAAATATACCAGAATTTAATAGTAATTTAATAGTAATAAATAAATTATTTAAAACACCTGATTTTTATCCAAGAGAATATAGAATAGTAGACAAAAAAAGTTTATAG
- a CDS encoding DnaD domain protein gives MSLYKLNSPFINYTLIDNNFIDNFLPNTRGEYVKIYILILKYASSGEMGFDTSFIAKTLNLLESDVKNALNYWDNLGLIKISTIDNKVSNIEFTQFSDLNNYPSSLNLINQITDNNLIDFFKEIESTIGRPLSQKEMETYINWTKNYNFSYELILYLISYCVNKNKKDFRYIEKVAITWSDLNINTLEQAMIYTEKREKQFYNIKKILTYMGLPDTEVSKSHEELFNKWLITYNMPLELIYKACDICCSKLSKNDLNYIDGILNNFKNSNVFSIEDFNKYESNKNLISKTSSNKSINKNSFSNFPQRSYDYDKLEKILTQNTYEENNTDD, from the coding sequence ATGAGTTTATATAAATTAAATTCTCCTTTTATAAACTATACTTTAATTGATAATAATTTTATTGATAATTTCCTACCAAACACACGTGGAGAATATGTAAAAATCTATATACTTATTCTTAAGTATGCATCTTCTGGAGAAATGGGTTTTGACACCTCTTTTATTGCTAAAACACTTAATTTATTGGAATCAGATGTTAAAAACGCTCTCAATTATTGGGATAATTTGGGATTAATAAAAATATCAACTATAGACAATAAGGTTTCTAATATAGAGTTTACTCAATTTTCAGATTTAAATAATTACCCGTCATCATTGAATTTAATAAATCAGATAACTGACAATAACCTTATAGATTTTTTTAAAGAAATTGAATCAACTATAGGAAGGCCATTATCACAAAAAGAAATGGAAACATATATAAACTGGACTAAAAATTACAACTTTTCATATGAGTTAATTTTATATTTAATAAGTTATTGCGTAAATAAAAACAAAAAGGACTTTAGGTACATTGAAAAAGTTGCAATCACATGGTCTGATTTAAATATTAACACTCTCGAGCAAGCTATGATATACACAGAAAAAAGAGAAAAACAATTTTATAACATAAAAAAAATATTAACTTACATGGGATTGCCTGATACGGAAGTTAGTAAATCACATGAGGAATTATTTAACAAATGGCTTATAACCTATAATATGCCTTTAGAGCTAATCTATAAAGCGTGTGATATATGTTGTTCGAAATTATCTAAAAATGACCTCAATTATATTGATGGAATACTAAATAATTTCAAAAATTCAAATGTGTTTTCTATTGAAGATTTTAATAAGTATGAATCAAATAAAAATTTAATATCTAAAACTTCTTCAAATAAATCTATCAATAAAAATTCATTTTCAAATTTCCCGCAAAGAAGTTATGATTATGATAAACTTGAAAAAATATTAACACAAAATACATATGAGGAAAATAATACAGATGATTAA
- a CDS encoding ParA family protein, whose translation MKKICVFNQKGGVGKTTTNINLASYLALEGFKILVVDMDPQGNASSGLGIDKNNLNSSIYDLFVSDKDLNSLIIESDIIKNLYIVPSSINLAAAEVELANMKNREFLLKDSFSKLNGFFDFVFIDCPPSLGFLSLNSLVASDSLIIPIQCEFYALEGLSQLINTISLVNQSLNKKLYIEGVILNMFDSRANLSNEVVSEVNNFFEDKVYSTIIPRNIKLAESPSYGLPIMLYDEKCKGAISYKNLAKEFICRQRRSGL comes from the coding sequence ATGAAAAAAATATGTGTATTTAATCAAAAAGGTGGTGTTGGTAAGACAACTACAAACATAAATTTAGCTAGTTATCTTGCTTTGGAGGGTTTTAAAATTTTGGTTGTTGATATGGATCCCCAAGGTAATGCTTCTAGTGGTTTAGGTATAGATAAGAATAATCTCAACTCTTCTATATATGACTTATTTGTTTCTGATAAAGATCTAAATTCATTGATAATTGAGAGCGATATAATTAAAAATTTATACATTGTTCCTTCGAGTATAAATCTTGCTGCTGCAGAGGTTGAACTTGCTAATATGAAGAATAGAGAGTTTTTGCTTAAAGATTCATTTTCTAAACTAAATGGTTTTTTTGATTTTGTTTTTATTGATTGCCCTCCTTCTTTAGGTTTTTTAAGTTTAAATTCTCTTGTTGCTAGTGATAGTCTTATAATTCCTATACAGTGTGAATTCTATGCTTTAGAGGGGTTAAGTCAATTGATAAATACTATAAGTCTTGTTAATCAATCTCTTAATAAAAAATTATACATAGAAGGTGTAATTTTAAATATGTTTGATTCACGTGCAAATCTTAGTAATGAGGTTGTTTCTGAGGTTAATAATTTTTTTGAGGATAAAGTGTACTCTACTATAATACCTAGAAATATTAAGCTTGCTGAGTCTCCTAGTTACGGTCTTCCGATTATGTTATATGATGAAAAATGTAAAGGGGCTATTTCTTATAAAAATTTAGCTAAAGAATTTATTTGCAGACAAAGGAGGAGTGGTTTATGA
- the mnmG gene encoding tRNA uridine-5-carboxymethylaminomethyl(34) synthesis enzyme MnmG — MSCLRGEFSVIVIGGGHAGIEAALASSRIGIKTLLITLNLDSIGFMPCNPSIGGTAKGHLVKEIDALGGQMGLTADKCVIQARMLNMSKGPAVHSLRFQVDKLKYQKHMKNVLENQENLSIIQGEVKDIHIEKNEIKGVILTTDSYFKCKSIVICTGVYLNSKVIIGDNIFDSGPNGLSNSKLLTNKLIDLGMKIRRFKTGTPARVNKKSIDFSKVEIQSGDKNIIPFSFLNKYINVKQVDCYLTYTNDETHKIIKNNIDKSPIYNGTITGIGPRYCPSIEDKIMRFGDKNRHQIFIEPEGLNTNEMYLQGMSSSLPENIQIKMIRTIKGCENIEIMRTGYAIEYDVLDTQEFKHTLELKSIRGLFSAGQINGTSGYEEAAAQGIIAGINAALYIKNKSQFILDRSDGYIGVLIDDLINKGTNEPYRMMTSRAEYRLLLRQDNADARLTHKGYEIGLVDEERYSIFNHKLKSLNEELNRIKNLRINNSTEINEILESMNSKSLRKPTTLYELIKRTELDYDMLYKLDKNRPKIDKDVIEQINIMIKYDGYIKKQEDEVKNFKKMENKLIPSDLNYTDIKGLRREAIQKLKAIKPISIGQAMRISGVSPADISVLILYIELMRRR, encoded by the coding sequence ATGAGTTGTTTAAGAGGAGAATTTTCTGTAATAGTTATAGGTGGTGGACACGCAGGAATTGAAGCAGCCCTTGCTTCTTCAAGAATTGGTATTAAAACTTTATTAATAACATTAAATTTAGATTCAATTGGTTTTATGCCATGTAATCCTAGTATAGGTGGAACTGCAAAAGGACATTTGGTAAAGGAAATAGATGCATTAGGTGGACAAATGGGATTAACTGCAGATAAATGTGTAATTCAAGCAAGAATGCTTAATATGTCAAAGGGACCTGCAGTTCATTCTTTAAGATTTCAAGTAGATAAGTTAAAATATCAAAAGCATATGAAAAACGTATTAGAAAATCAGGAAAATCTATCTATAATTCAAGGAGAAGTTAAAGATATACATATAGAAAAAAATGAAATAAAAGGAGTTATACTCACAACAGATTCCTATTTTAAATGTAAATCTATAGTAATTTGCACAGGAGTATATTTAAATTCAAAAGTTATAATTGGGGATAATATATTTGACTCGGGACCTAATGGTTTATCAAATTCAAAACTTTTAACAAATAAATTAATTGATTTAGGAATGAAAATTAGAAGATTTAAAACAGGGACACCAGCTAGGGTTAACAAAAAAAGTATTGATTTTTCAAAAGTTGAAATTCAATCAGGTGATAAGAATATAATACCATTTTCATTTTTAAACAAGTACATAAATGTAAAACAAGTGGATTGTTATTTAACTTACACTAATGATGAAACACATAAAATAATAAAAAATAATATAGATAAATCCCCTATTTATAATGGAACAATAACAGGTATTGGTCCAAGATATTGCCCCTCTATTGAAGATAAGATAATGAGATTTGGGGATAAAAATAGGCATCAAATTTTTATAGAACCAGAGGGATTAAATACAAATGAAATGTATCTTCAAGGAATGTCTTCATCATTACCAGAAAATATACAAATTAAAATGATAAGAACTATAAAAGGATGCGAGAATATCGAGATAATGAGAACGGGATATGCTATAGAATATGATGTTTTAGATACTCAAGAATTTAAACACACACTTGAACTTAAAAGTATTAGAGGATTATTTTCAGCAGGTCAAATTAATGGTACATCTGGATATGAGGAAGCAGCAGCACAAGGTATAATAGCTGGTATTAATGCCGCATTATATATTAAAAATAAATCACAATTTATATTAGATAGAAGTGATGGATATATTGGGGTTTTAATTGATGATCTTATAAATAAAGGAACAAATGAACCTTATAGAATGATGACATCTAGGGCTGAATATAGGCTTTTATTAAGACAAGATAACGCTGATGCAAGGTTAACACATAAAGGTTATGAAATTGGATTAGTAGACGAAGAAAGATATTCTATATTTAATCATAAATTAAAAAGTTTAAACGAGGAATTAAACAGAATAAAAAATTTACGAATAAATAACTCCACGGAAATCAATGAAATATTAGAATCAATGAACTCAAAATCACTGAGAAAACCGACAACTTTATACGAATTAATTAAAAGAACTGAACTAGATTATGATATGTTATATAAGCTGGATAAAAATAGACCTAAAATAGATAAGGATGTAATTGAACAAATTAATATAATGATAAAATATGATGGATATATAAAAAAACAAGAGGATGAAGTTAAGAATTTTAAAAAAATGGAAAATAAATTAATTCCATCGGATTTGAATTATACAGATATTAAAGGATTAAGACGAGAAGCAATTCAAAAATTAAAGGCAATAAAACCAATTAGTATAGGTCAAGCAATGAGGATATCCGGAGTATCTCCTGCAGATATATCAGTTTTAATATTATATATTGAGCTTATGAGGAGGAGATGA
- a CDS encoding N-acetylmuramoyl-L-alanine amidase: protein MKINENLVKYNFSSRQGTKIEYIVIHDTGNTSKGADANAHFSFFNSGDKQSSAHYFVDDTQILRIIKDSDKSWHCGDGKGKYGITNENSIGIEMCINVDGDFSITLDKTIELTAYLMDKYDIPLKNVVRHYDASRKICPNIMSKNNWVLWYEFKSDLNSCYNNLISDYNTIIISDNINNFIDNVYIVFLYRHPDSEGKKFWYNKIKSKKSTVEDFVNSLMSSQEFSEIKSIYI from the coding sequence ATGAAAATAAATGAAAATTTAGTTAAGTATAATTTTTCTTCAAGACAAGGAACTAAAATAGAATATATTGTTATACATGATACAGGAAATACTTCTAAAGGTGCTGATGCAAATGCTCATTTTTCATTTTTTAATTCTGGAGATAAGCAATCATCTGCTCATTACTTCGTGGATGATACTCAAATATTAAGAATTATTAAAGATTCAGATAAATCATGGCATTGTGGAGATGGGAAAGGTAAGTATGGTATAACAAACGAAAATAGTATTGGAATTGAAATGTGTATCAATGTTGATGGTGATTTTAGTATAACATTAGATAAAACAATTGAACTAACAGCCTATCTTATGGATAAATATGATATACCCCTAAAAAATGTCGTAAGACACTATGACGCAAGTAGAAAAATTTGTCCAAATATAATGAGTAAAAATAACTGGGTTTTATGGTATGAATTTAAGTCAGATCTAAATAGTTGCTATAATAATTTGATTTCTGATTATAATACAATAATTATCTCAGATAATATAAATAATTTTATCGATAATGTTTATATAGTGTTTTTATATAGGCACCCTGATAGTGAAGGTAAAAAGTTTTGGTATAATAAAATAAAATCTAAAAAATCAACAGTAGAAGATTTTGTTAATTCTTTAATGAGTAGTCAAGAATTTTCAGAGATTAAATCTATCTATATATAA
- a CDS encoding ATP-binding protein has protein sequence MIKGYGEKLDKLYQEIRYNNSKKQNIRLKNICTTNPEILTLKNNIKILSFQLMKSPNSNNSNQLKLKINEIRSKIKNILNDLNLPENYLDTIYTCSLCNDTGYILTQKCSCLISNLTKLYLKESELKLSIINNNFENFNFSFYSDDIIKNSTISPSTNIKNIYANILTYIKTFKTNKLNLLFNGECGSGKTFMTHCIAKDLLDSGYSVLYKTSEDLFTELFNYSNNKIVNRFNESINDSFLIQCDLLIIDDLGTENQNKLYPSIFFNFINKKLFLNKKMIISTNFTLRDLQQTYSDRIFSRIIGNFKVYNFFVHEDIRIQQKQIKR, from the coding sequence ATGATTAAAGGATATGGTGAAAAATTAGATAAGTTATATCAAGAGATAAGATATAACAACTCAAAAAAGCAAAATATCAGATTAAAAAATATATGTACTACTAATCCAGAAATTTTAACCCTAAAAAATAATATAAAAATTTTATCATTTCAGTTAATGAAATCACCTAATTCAAATAACTCCAATCAATTGAAATTAAAAATAAATGAAATTAGATCAAAAATTAAAAATATACTAAATGATTTAAATTTACCTGAAAATTACTTGGATACTATATATACATGCTCTTTATGTAATGATACAGGGTATATACTTACACAAAAATGTTCTTGTTTAATTTCAAATTTAACTAAACTATATTTAAAAGAATCAGAATTAAAGTTATCTATAATTAACAATAATTTTGAAAATTTCAATTTCTCTTTTTATTCTGATGATATCATTAAAAATAGCACAATATCGCCAAGCACAAATATCAAAAACATATATGCTAATATTTTAACCTATATAAAAACATTTAAAACAAACAAATTAAACTTATTATTTAACGGTGAATGTGGTAGCGGTAAAACATTTATGACTCACTGTATAGCTAAAGATTTATTGGATAGTGGTTATTCAGTTTTATATAAAACTTCAGAAGATTTATTTACAGAATTATTTAATTATTCTAACAATAAAATCGTTAATAGATTTAATGAAAGTATTAATGATTCGTTTTTAATACAATGTGATCTCCTTATAATTGATGACCTTGGTACAGAAAATCAAAACAAATTATATCCCTCAATCTTTTTTAACTTTATTAACAAAAAATTGTTTTTAAATAAAAAAATGATTATTTCTACAAATTTTACTCTAAGAGACTTACAACAAACATACTCTGATAGAATATTTTCCCGTATTATAGGAAATTTCAAAGTTTATAATTTCTTTGTGCACGAAGATATAAGAATTCAACAAAAACAGATTAAGAGGTAG
- a CDS encoding DUF3343 domain-containing protein: protein MEYILIFSNTHRALKCEEILTQMSIKLNIVPVPTHITNSCGIGIGIYRKDFENSIKILEEKNILIKYIYDNINKKKL from the coding sequence ATGGAATACATATTAATTTTTTCTAATACACATAGAGCTTTAAAATGTGAAGAGATTTTAACTCAAATGTCAATAAAATTAAATATAGTTCCTGTACCTACACATATAACTAATAGTTGCGGTATTGGAATTGGTATATACAGAAAGGATTTTGAAAATTCAATTAAAATTCTTGAAGAAAAAAATATATTAATTAAATATATATATGACAATATAAACAAAAAGAAATTATAA
- a CDS encoding aminotransferase class V-fold PLP-dependent enzyme, whose protein sequence is MNLYFDNSSTSFPKPKIVIDSINNFTSNIGASPNRGCYDSSIKSSKILFECRELLCDFLHYTSPENIVFSYNATYAFNILLQSIMNSKFFYDKPHFLVSNLDHNSTLRPLINLKNKKIIDLDFINCTKNNFIDFDDLCSKIKPETKFVIISHMSNVLGNIQDLNRLSNICKNYKIFLILDVAQSIGLLDINLSKIYFSALIFTGHKNLFSTSGIGGFVISDELLNLCDNYFLGGTGSLSSSLLSNSDMPDYFEVGTHNMIGVCSLMSGIKFIINYGLDFIYSKKKDVLKSIYDKICNIDDIIVLNDVFLDNQNSNICINFKNLSPDIASHMLNKHYGICVRSGLHCSPYTHKIIGTYPSGCIRISPSIFNSVVDINYLISSLNKICNVSRGT, encoded by the coding sequence ATGAATTTGTATTTCGATAATTCTTCAACAAGTTTTCCGAAACCAAAAATTGTAATTGATTCTATAAATAATTTTACTTCAAATATTGGAGCTAGTCCAAATAGGGGGTGTTATGACTCATCAATAAAATCTAGTAAAATTCTTTTTGAATGCCGAGAGTTATTATGTGATTTTCTGCATTACACCTCTCCTGAGAATATAGTTTTTTCGTATAATGCAACTTATGCATTTAATATATTGCTTCAAAGTATTATGAACTCAAAATTTTTTTATGATAAGCCACATTTTTTAGTTTCAAATTTGGATCATAATTCTACATTAAGACCATTAATTAATTTAAAAAATAAAAAAATAATAGATTTGGATTTTATAAATTGTACTAAAAATAATTTTATAGATTTTGATGATCTATGCTCTAAAATAAAACCTGAAACGAAATTTGTAATAATATCCCACATGTCTAACGTTTTAGGTAATATCCAGGATTTAAACAGACTATCTAATATTTGTAAAAATTATAAAATTTTTTTAATTTTAGATGTAGCTCAAAGCATAGGTCTTTTAGATATAAATTTAAGTAAAATTTATTTTTCTGCTTTGATTTTTACAGGCCACAAAAACTTATTTTCAACTTCTGGTATAGGAGGTTTTGTTATATCTGATGAGCTTTTAAATTTATGTGACAATTATTTTCTGGGTGGTACCGGAAGTTTATCTTCATCATTATTATCAAATTCAGATATGCCTGATTATTTTGAAGTCGGTACTCATAATATGATTGGAGTATGTTCTTTAATGAGCGGTATTAAGTTTATAATAAATTATGGTTTAGATTTTATATATTCCAAAAAAAAGGATGTTCTTAAAAGTATATATGATAAAATATGTAATATCGATGATATAATTGTTCTTAATGACGTTTTTTTAGATAATCAAAATTCTAATATATGTATTAATTTTAAGAATTTATCTCCAGATATAGCATCGCACATGTTAAATAAACACTATGGTATTTGTGTTAGGTCTGGATTGCATTGCTCTCCTTACACACATAAGATTATTGGTACGTATCCATCCGGTTGCATTCGTATAAGTCCATCGATCTTCAATAGTGTTGTTGATATAAATTATTTAATTTCATCTCTGAATAAAATTTGCAATGTTTCACGTGGAACATAG
- the rpsR gene encoding 30S ribosomal protein S18, whose protein sequence is MNNKQQEVKKNGFRLRKTRKKVCSFCVEKSNFIDYKDVNKLRKFITERGKILPRRISGACAKHQREVTRAIKLARNIVLLPFTTD, encoded by the coding sequence GTGAACAATAAACAGCAAGAAGTTAAAAAGAATGGTTTTAGACTGAGAAAAACCAGAAAAAAAGTATGCTCTTTTTGTGTTGAAAAGTCTAATTTTATAGATTATAAAGATGTTAATAAATTAAGGAAATTTATTACAGAAAGAGGTAAGATTTTACCAAGAAGAATATCAGGTGCTTGTGCTAAACATCAAAGAGAAGTTACAAGAGCTATAAAACTTGCTAGAAATATAGTTCTACTTCCTTTTACAACAGATTAA
- a CDS encoding single-stranded DNA-binding protein, with protein sequence MNKVILIGRLTKDPELRFTPNGTAVSTVTLAIDRKVTSKEQPKTTDFIQVVIWGKQAEATANYINKGCKFAVSGRIQTRTYADKDNNKRYITEVVADEVSFIDWGNKSSNSNTQNNSDFGNSIDYGDIPMSDEMTLIDEDVPF encoded by the coding sequence ATGAATAAAGTAATATTGATAGGAAGGTTGACTAAAGACCCAGAGTTAAGGTTTACACCTAATGGTACGGCAGTATCAACGGTTACTTTAGCTATTGATAGAAAAGTAACCTCAAAAGAACAACCCAAAACAACAGATTTTATACAAGTTGTAATTTGGGGGAAGCAAGCAGAAGCTACTGCTAATTACATAAATAAGGGATGTAAATTTGCTGTTTCTGGAAGGATTCAGACTAGAACATATGCCGATAAAGATAATAATAAAAGGTATATAACAGAAGTTGTAGCAGATGAAGTTTCATTTATAGATTGGGGGAATAAATCTTCTAATAGTAATACGCAAAACAACAGTGATTTTGGAAATTCTATTGATTATGGAGATATTCCTATGAGTGATGAAATGACATTGATTGATGAGGATGTACCGTTTTAA